One genomic segment of bacterium includes these proteins:
- a CDS encoding insulinase family protein produces the protein MRRLILVILGAVLIAAACAGGDSPDAPDAPPAPAAAVEPPPEPPPESAPEPPPESAPEPPPEQAPAPPPSPEPPEPQPVEEEPVAEAPVEEPVAEEPVAEEPVEAPVAEEPVEEPVEEAPAAEAALLPVDPDVHIGTLDNGLTYYLRNNEEPGSNLSLRLAVNAGSVNEPAPDLGIAHFLEHMMFNGTEDYPRNEIVDALRDLGVEFGPDINAYTSYDETVYELDVVTTQAGAVETAFNVLAQWAHAATIAETDVIEERGVVRDELRLRYETGSGIINRIFDQAYVEDTPYEGHHPIGTAEVIESMTPGMLRDFYEAWYVPSNMALVAVGDLPVEELEELVEEYFGPIPAGEAPPAPDKHSPISPEPVYLIATSPSWAYSYMSLDLKIPAWDGATVDGERTWLMETLISRVLDARLKDAYEQGFLSQLDPAKWEPFNYTDGIRFYGTNLRADDLATALGDYWSMVLSLEAAGFSDEDLQQAADVVRTDLQFELDSVGTVQDHEWADLYVSHFLAGDDIGTVADRVERVDALLDEIRPEDVSEHFRSIMSAAAPIVIAAGSDPSEVPTVEEIRAAVESAAPGPVPERTAQVSTLMQAPEPVEAVSEGPVEAIEDAYEWAFANGATVVFVPSDISEAQVDVRAVSRGGWSAMEPGERVLTGRLAVRAVRNSGVGGLGPSQVQRLLEERNAGVSPFIDETEEGFSGSAAADGIEAMFQMLHLLVTAPQVDDQAFAEALQVGDILISLAESDPDWMTWIASIKARHPDAFEWFDPIASAEALAALTPESLLDRYLRRLGDVDDLLVAVVGDIDRDTVAVMARQYIGTLPAGEADTFVNRRSAEPAGVVRREVVLPPDTQSTGVDIYFEAPSDEVNVALDVAAAALATILDARLVAQVREDIGATYSAGTRVSPVLTPEPGVSGLIVASGDPQYIEQIQVTIVEILADLVANGPTSDEWAEALAVLNAEYTHEGNSDYLNAVLRRAYAPDTELPTTKRLFEEVANLEIGDVQALAAALFDLDQRIDIITVLG, from the coding sequence ATGCGGCGACTCATTCTCGTGATCCTCGGCGCGGTGCTGATTGCAGCGGCGTGCGCGGGTGGTGATTCCCCCGACGCCCCGGACGCGCCGCCCGCACCGGCGGCAGCCGTCGAACCGCCGCCGGAGCCTCCGCCCGAGTCCGCCCCCGAGCCTCCGCCCGAGTCCGCTCCCGAGCCTCCGCCCGAGCAGGCCCCCGCGCCCCCGCCTTCTCCCGAGCCGCCGGAACCGCAACCCGTCGAGGAGGAGCCCGTCGCCGAGGCGCCCGTCGAGGAGCCGGTCGCGGAGGAACCCGTCGCGGAGGAACCCGTCGAGGCACCCGTCGCGGAGGAGCCGGTCGAGGAACCCGTCGAGGAGGCCCCGGCTGCTGAGGCCGCGCTGCTGCCGGTGGATCCGGACGTGCACATCGGCACGCTCGACAACGGCCTCACCTATTACCTCCGGAACAACGAGGAGCCGGGCAGCAACCTGTCGCTGCGCCTGGCGGTGAACGCCGGGTCCGTGAACGAGCCCGCTCCGGACCTCGGCATCGCCCACTTCCTCGAGCACATGATGTTCAACGGCACCGAGGACTACCCCCGCAACGAGATCGTGGACGCGCTGCGCGATCTCGGGGTGGAGTTCGGCCCCGACATCAACGCCTACACCTCCTATGACGAGACGGTCTACGAACTCGACGTCGTCACCACCCAGGCCGGCGCTGTCGAGACCGCCTTCAACGTCCTGGCGCAGTGGGCCCATGCGGCCACGATCGCCGAGACCGACGTCATCGAGGAGCGCGGCGTCGTGCGGGACGAGCTGCGGCTGCGCTACGAGACCGGCTCGGGCATCATCAACCGCATCTTCGATCAGGCCTACGTGGAGGACACCCCCTACGAGGGCCACCACCCGATCGGCACCGCCGAGGTCATCGAGTCCATGACCCCCGGGATGCTGCGGGACTTCTACGAGGCGTGGTACGTGCCGTCGAACATGGCCCTCGTCGCCGTCGGCGACCTGCCCGTCGAGGAGCTCGAAGAGCTCGTCGAGGAGTACTTCGGCCCCATCCCGGCCGGCGAGGCGCCACCGGCGCCCGACAAGCACTCGCCGATCAGCCCCGAACCGGTCTATCTCATCGCCACCTCGCCGAGCTGGGCCTACTCCTACATGTCGCTGGACCTGAAGATCCCCGCCTGGGACGGCGCCACGGTGGACGGGGAGCGTACGTGGCTCATGGAGACGCTCATCTCCCGCGTGCTGGACGCCCGCCTGAAGGACGCCTACGAGCAGGGCTTCCTCTCGCAACTCGACCCGGCCAAGTGGGAACCGTTCAACTACACCGACGGCATCCGCTTCTACGGCACGAACCTGCGCGCCGACGATCTGGCGACCGCCCTCGGCGACTACTGGTCGATGGTGCTGAGCCTGGAGGCCGCCGGCTTCAGCGACGAGGACCTCCAGCAGGCCGCGGACGTGGTGCGGACCGACCTGCAGTTCGAGCTCGACAGCGTCGGGACGGTGCAGGACCACGAGTGGGCCGACCTTTACGTGTCGCACTTCCTTGCGGGTGATGACATCGGGACCGTGGCCGACCGGGTGGAGCGGGTCGACGCGCTGCTCGACGAGATCCGGCCCGAGGATGTCAGCGAGCACTTCCGGTCGATCATGAGCGCGGCGGCCCCGATCGTGATCGCCGCGGGGTCCGACCCCTCCGAGGTGCCCACCGTCGAGGAGATTCGTGCCGCCGTCGAGAGTGCCGCTCCGGGTCCCGTGCCCGAGCGGACCGCGCAGGTCAGCACACTGATGCAGGCCCCGGAGCCCGTCGAGGCGGTCTCCGAGGGCCCGGTGGAAGCCATCGAGGACGCCTACGAATGGGCCTTCGCCAACGGCGCCACCGTGGTGTTCGTGCCATCGGACATCTCCGAGGCGCAGGTGGACGTGCGGGCCGTCTCCCGGGGCGGCTGGTCGGCCATGGAGCCCGGGGAGCGGGTCCTGACCGGCAGGCTGGCCGTCCGGGCGGTCCGCAACAGCGGCGTCGGCGGCCTGGGCCCGTCGCAGGTGCAGCGCCTGCTCGAGGAACGGAACGCCGGTGTGTCGCCGTTCATCGACGAGACGGAGGAGGGCTTCAGCGGCTCGGCCGCGGCCGACGGGATCGAGGCGATGTTCCAGATGCTGCACCTGCTGGTGACCGCTCCGCAGGTCGACGACCAGGCCTTCGCCGAGGCGCTCCAGGTCGGCGACATCCTCATCTCGCTGGCGGAGTCCGATCCCGACTGGATGACCTGGATCGCCTCCATCAAGGCCCGCCATCCCGACGCCTTCGAGTGGTTCGACCCGATCGCCTCGGCGGAGGCGCTCGCCGCCCTCACGCCCGAGTCGCTGCTGGACCGCTACCTGCGGCGCCTCGGCGACGTGGACGACCTGCTCGTGGCCGTGGTGGGGGACATCGACCGCGACACCGTGGCGGTCATGGCGCGCCAGTACATCGGCACGCTTCCCGCCGGTGAGGCCGACACGTTCGTCAACCGCCGCTCGGCCGAGCCGGCCGGGGTGGTGCGGCGCGAGGTGGTGCTGCCGCCGGACACCCAGAGCACCGGCGTGGACATCTACTTCGAGGCACCGAGCGATGAGGTGAACGTGGCGCTGGACGTGGCGGCGGCCGCCTTGGCGACGATCCTCGACGCCCGGCTGGTGGCCCAGGTCCGCGAGGACATCGGCGCCACCTACAGCGCCGGGACGCGGGTGTCGCCCGTCCTCACGCCCGAGCCCGGCGTCAGCGGGCTGATCGTTGCCTCCGGTGACCCG